Proteins encoded in a region of the Pseudothermotoga elfii DSM 9442 = NBRC 107921 genome:
- a CDS encoding MATE family efflux transporter — MSRDLTQGNLTKNLFYMALPTMGGFALQALYDVVDMFWIGRISAKAIAGVAVFSTVFWLIEVLNEIIGVSSISLISQNYGAKDYERTNRVIEQTIVFKAFVALIASLLLVLFLKPLMSFFSKDREVIQAGLEYGYWRSFFMPIFFATYSTYTAQRTTGESRLPMIIMGASAVLNIILDPVFMFEKIPGINMKGFGLGVSGAAVATVISTCVAFIWGFGLLLKGRGEIKISIRGLFRLDREIDKKLMTIGLPSGVEVFMRSLSNAVLMKFLAAYGSTTLAVVGVVSRLMGLAFIPLMGFSMGASTIIGQNLGANKIERAEKTVLLAAIYSSLFVLGFVVLANIFPETIMNFFVHEPEVIAEGVSAVRIGSWSILIAAFAVALMSSFFGAGYTLPAMLSSIIGRWFAQLPYVAIVTLLFKLPSLYVWFSFIIAEIAELAYAAIVFSKGKWKEYRVR, encoded by the coding sequence TTGAGTAGAGATTTGACGCAAGGTAACCTGACCAAGAATTTATTTTATATGGCACTGCCCACAATGGGCGGTTTTGCGTTGCAAGCATTGTATGACGTTGTCGACATGTTCTGGATAGGCAGAATTTCCGCCAAAGCAATTGCCGGAGTAGCCGTTTTTTCAACGGTATTCTGGTTGATAGAAGTTCTCAATGAAATAATAGGCGTTAGTTCAATATCTCTCATTTCGCAAAATTATGGTGCAAAAGATTATGAGAGAACAAACAGGGTTATAGAACAAACTATTGTTTTTAAAGCTTTTGTTGCATTAATAGCTTCGCTTCTTTTGGTTTTGTTCCTCAAGCCATTGATGAGCTTTTTTAGTAAAGACAGGGAAGTAATACAAGCAGGCCTTGAATATGGATACTGGCGAAGTTTTTTCATGCCAATCTTTTTTGCAACTTATTCAACGTATACAGCGCAGCGAACCACAGGCGAATCAAGACTGCCTATGATTATAATGGGAGCAAGTGCCGTATTGAATATAATTCTTGATCCGGTATTTATGTTTGAAAAAATACCTGGTATCAACATGAAAGGATTCGGTCTTGGTGTAAGCGGTGCAGCAGTTGCGACAGTTATATCAACATGTGTGGCATTTATATGGGGATTTGGTCTTTTGCTGAAGGGAAGAGGAGAAATAAAGATTTCAATTCGTGGGCTTTTCAGGCTTGACAGAGAAATCGATAAAAAACTTATGACTATTGGGCTTCCAAGCGGCGTCGAAGTGTTCATGAGGAGTCTGTCAAATGCCGTTTTGATGAAATTTCTGGCAGCTTACGGCTCGACTACATTAGCAGTAGTAGGCGTTGTTAGCAGACTTATGGGGCTTGCATTCATACCTTTGATGGGTTTTTCAATGGGTGCAAGCACAATCATCGGACAAAATCTTGGCGCCAATAAAATTGAAAGAGCCGAAAAGACTGTGTTACTTGCAGCTATCTATAGTTCTCTGTTTGTTCTTGGATTTGTTGTTCTGGCAAACATTTTCCCCGAGACAATTATGAATTTTTTTGTTCATGAACCAGAAGTAATTGCCGAAGGAGTCAGTGCTGTGAGAATTGGTTCCTGGTCTATTCTTATCGCTGCTTTTGCAGTCGCACTAATGAGTAGTTTCTTCGGCGCTGGATATACGTTGCCAGCAATGTTATCGAGCATCATCGGCAGATGGTTTGCACAGCTACCTTACGTTGCAATCGTTACTCTGCTGTTCAAACTACCAAGCCTATACGTCTGGTTTTCTTTCATAATTGCAGAAATTGCCGAATTAGCATATGCCGCAATTGTTTTCTCAAAAGGCAAGTGGAAAGAGTATCGAGTTAGGTGA
- a CDS encoding ABC transporter substrate-binding protein: MRKTFIFLLLTLLALFIFAKEKIVINSYMSDPAPRKAFAELVKIFQEKYPEYEVTVNTFAHEDFKTLLRTWLAAPKGTADVVTWFAGERMRYFAEMKLITPVEEVFKESSWENYFPASFKSTCSYNDRIYFIPQSWYWWGVYYRKSVFEKYGIKEPKTWDEFLKVCETLKANGISPIAIGSKFPWTAAGWFDILNLRINGLDYHIDLTAGKIPYNDSKLLKVFEYWKQLVDNGYLLPNHTSYEWQEGATFLFRGQAGMYYMGQFIKDVAPEEVKNDLDFFRFPIIDPSVPLYEETPIDGFMIPANAPNRKGAIEFLKFIASKEAQEKFARDLGRLAANIEVAPPDEHAKKGLDMILASAGVSQFYDRDTNPEMAEIGMNALIEFLQNPGKINSILDNLEMERKRIYGIK, from the coding sequence GTGAGGAAGACTTTTATTTTCCTACTTCTAACACTGCTTGCGCTTTTTATTTTTGCAAAAGAAAAAATAGTTATCAACAGCTATATGTCGGACCCAGCTCCAAGAAAAGCATTCGCTGAACTTGTGAAGATTTTTCAGGAGAAGTATCCAGAATACGAGGTTACTGTGAACACTTTCGCCCATGAAGATTTCAAAACACTCTTAAGAACATGGCTTGCTGCTCCAAAAGGAACTGCTGATGTAGTAACATGGTTTGCAGGCGAACGCATGAGATATTTTGCCGAAATGAAGTTGATCACACCTGTAGAAGAAGTATTCAAAGAGTCATCCTGGGAAAATTATTTTCCTGCATCCTTTAAAAGCACCTGCTCCTATAACGACAGAATCTATTTCATACCTCAGAGCTGGTATTGGTGGGGAGTCTATTACAGAAAATCGGTCTTTGAGAAATATGGGATAAAAGAGCCAAAAACATGGGATGAATTCCTGAAAGTTTGCGAAACTCTAAAGGCAAATGGAATATCGCCAATCGCGATTGGTAGCAAATTTCCATGGACTGCAGCTGGCTGGTTTGATATCTTGAATCTCAGAATTAACGGCCTTGATTATCATATTGATCTTACGGCTGGTAAAATCCCGTACAACGATTCAAAACTTTTAAAGGTATTTGAATACTGGAAACAGCTTGTGGATAACGGATATTTATTGCCAAATCACACGTCTTATGAATGGCAGGAAGGCGCTACTTTTCTTTTTAGAGGTCAGGCAGGTATGTATTACATGGGGCAGTTTATCAAAGATGTAGCCCCGGAAGAAGTGAAGAATGATCTGGATTTCTTCAGATTCCCAATCATCGATCCTTCTGTACCGCTTTATGAAGAAACGCCCATCGATGGTTTCATGATTCCAGCCAATGCTCCAAACAGGAAGGGAGCAATAGAGTTTTTGAAATTCATTGCTTCCAAAGAAGCACAGGAGAAATTTGCCAGAGATCTTGGAAGGCTTGCTGCAAATATCGAAGTTGCCCCGCCTGATGAACATGCCAAAAAAGGTCTTGACATGATACTTGCTTCTGCCGGTGTTTCGCAATTCTACGATAGAGATACCAATCCAGAGATGGCTGAAATTGGAATGAATGCACTTATAGAATTTCTACAGAATCCTGGAAAAATAAACTCCATACTCGATAATCTGGAGATGGAAAGAAAGAGAATTTACGGAATCAAATGA
- a CDS encoding DUF438 domain-containing protein: MSEFLKNSEFKKQKIKEFLKKIHDGEDVKIIKKEFKDFLSGISPLEIPVLEQELLKEGITAKEIAKMCDIHVELFRDAVSDSVKNLENLPDGHPLKTLILENREIVKDAELASLISASIKAGSDLKKDLLDKLVQILEDLSSIGKTHYSREEMLIFPYLERRGITAVPTVLWTKHDEIRVQIKLLLYFLRSNNNITDEFLKSVHEKTYKLSSAIIDMVFRENNILYPTINILLNEGEWLAIKEQEHVFGYYKIQPEDQWQTLDKPLQPFETQDEIDDEQFKKLPDEIKMVLQNAKPRAEQLAIQREGDIKLDIGYLSIEELNTILNNLPFDITFIDKSDRVRFFSSNHRIFPRTPSIIGRFVQHCHPPKSVPIVNKILKAFKNGEKNFAEFWIQMNGRFVYIRYIPVYDSKGDYSGTIELVQDITDIKKLEGEKRLLDWKD, from the coding sequence ATGAGTGAATTCTTAAAAAATAGTGAATTTAAAAAGCAAAAAATAAAGGAATTCTTGAAAAAGATCCACGATGGAGAAGATGTGAAAATTATAAAGAAAGAATTTAAAGATTTCCTGAGCGGTATTTCCCCACTTGAAATACCGGTGCTTGAACAGGAACTTTTGAAAGAAGGCATCACGGCAAAAGAAATAGCAAAGATGTGCGATATTCACGTTGAGTTATTTAGAGATGCAGTTTCTGACTCTGTTAAAAATCTTGAAAATTTACCGGATGGGCATCCTTTGAAAACATTGATTCTGGAAAACAGAGAAATAGTGAAAGATGCGGAATTAGCAAGCCTTATATCAGCTTCAATTAAAGCAGGCAGCGATCTTAAAAAAGATTTGCTTGATAAACTGGTCCAAATACTGGAAGATCTTTCTTCAATAGGAAAAACACATTACAGTCGTGAAGAAATGTTAATCTTTCCGTACCTTGAAAGACGTGGGATAACTGCTGTACCGACAGTTTTATGGACAAAACACGATGAAATAAGAGTTCAAATAAAATTATTGCTATATTTTCTAAGAAGTAATAACAATATAACTGATGAATTCCTCAAGTCAGTTCATGAAAAAACATACAAACTTTCAAGTGCCATAATAGACATGGTTTTCCGTGAAAATAATATTCTGTATCCAACGATAAATATTTTATTAAATGAAGGCGAATGGTTAGCAATAAAAGAGCAAGAGCACGTTTTTGGATATTACAAAATTCAACCAGAAGATCAATGGCAAACCTTAGATAAGCCTTTGCAGCCATTTGAAACACAAGATGAAATAGACGATGAACAATTTAAAAAATTACCAGATGAGATAAAGATGGTTTTGCAGAACGCAAAACCTCGAGCCGAACAGCTGGCCATTCAAAGAGAGGGCGATATTAAGCTTGATATAGGTTATCTTTCTATCGAAGAACTCAACACCATACTCAACAACCTTCCGTTTGATATAACTTTTATAGACAAAAGTGACAGAGTTAGATTTTTTTCCTCAAACCACAGAATTTTTCCAAGAACTCCATCTATCATAGGTAGGTTTGTTCAACATTGCCATCCACCAAAAAGTGTCCCTATAGTAAACAAAATTCTCAAAGCGTTCAAAAACGGTGAAAAAAATTTTGCAGAATTCTGGATACAAATGAATGGTAGATTTGTTTACATAAGATATATTCCTGTGTATGACAGCAAAGGAGATTATTCAGGCACCATCGAATTAGTGCAGGATATAACCGATATAAAAAAATTGGAAGGCGAAAAGAGATTGCTTGATTGGAAAGATTAA
- a CDS encoding carbohydrate ABC transporter permease, whose translation MMRKNITPYLFLAIPFLMYCIWVIFPILQTFIVSFTKWDGMTQMKFIGIENFKRLINDKYFGLSLVNNIKWMIGFVILSIPLGLFFAILMDQKFAGHKIYKSLVYLPMALSFVVIGQIWSWILEPTGGIVNAFLNFIGLGNLAKPWLSDPKIVTYSLIAAALWRQIPYAMVLFLAGLKNVSSELVEAAVVDGANAFQRFFYVILPALKPAMVIAITVNIIDSLRAFDIVFVMTRGGPYYSSSVMANYMYVQAFHNYRMGYGASVAVVQFLITFSFILLYLINVLKKEER comes from the coding sequence ATGATGCGAAAAAATATCACACCATACCTATTTCTCGCAATTCCTTTTTTAATGTACTGTATATGGGTTATTTTTCCTATTTTACAAACCTTCATAGTTTCTTTCACAAAATGGGATGGTATGACACAAATGAAATTCATAGGTATAGAAAATTTCAAAAGATTGATCAATGACAAATATTTTGGTTTATCACTTGTGAACAATATAAAATGGATGATAGGTTTTGTTATCCTTTCTATACCCCTGGGATTATTCTTTGCTATTTTGATGGATCAGAAATTTGCTGGTCATAAAATATATAAATCTCTTGTTTACTTACCAATGGCTCTATCTTTTGTTGTTATAGGTCAAATATGGTCATGGATATTAGAGCCAACTGGTGGTATTGTCAACGCATTCTTGAATTTCATTGGTTTGGGTAATCTGGCAAAACCATGGCTAAGTGATCCAAAAATTGTGACTTATTCACTCATAGCTGCTGCCTTGTGGAGGCAGATACCTTACGCGATGGTCCTGTTTTTAGCAGGATTAAAAAATGTCTCGAGCGAGTTAGTTGAAGCAGCAGTTGTTGATGGCGCAAATGCTTTTCAAAGATTCTTTTATGTTATATTACCAGCGTTGAAACCCGCGATGGTTATTGCCATAACTGTCAATATAATAGATTCTTTGAGGGCATTCGATATAGTTTTTGTCATGACTCGTGGTGGTCCTTACTATTCCTCAAGTGTGATGGCTAACTACATGTATGTCCAGGCCTTTCACAATTACAGGATGGGCTATGGAGCATCTGTAGCAGTAGTCCAATTTCTCATAACATTTAGTTTTATCCTCTTATATTTGATAAATGTTCTTAAAAAGGAGGAACGTTAG